One window from the genome of Salvia splendens isolate huo1 chromosome 9, SspV2, whole genome shotgun sequence encodes:
- the LOC121749572 gene encoding phytanoyl-CoA dioxygenase-like yields the protein MGIAGNLNPDQLEFFNSQGYLVLDSFASSDEIRSLRSRMEQLLEEFDFSSKASIFSTTNQQQTTDDYFFESAEKISFFFEEKAFGDDGSLKQLKQLSINKVGHALHELDPTFKSFSTSEKATGLLSSLGYKRPIVIQSMYIFKQPGIGGEVVPHQDNSFLYTDPPTCTGLWLALEDATVTNGCLWAIPGSHKAGLVRRFFRDETGVHFGKPSPSYDQKDFVSIEVKAGALVVIHGDLIHQSFENKSSASRHAYSLHVVDTDGCKWVDDNWIRRKVEAEPLYAS from the exons ATGGGAATTGCTGGAAACCTGAATCCAGACCAGCTGGAGTTCTTCAACTCTCAAGGTTATTTGGTTTTGGACTCTTTTGCCAGCTCCGATGAGATTAGATCCCTTAGGTCAAGAATGGAGCAATTGCTCGAAGAATTTGACTTTTCCAGCAAAGCTTCCATCTTCTCCACCACCAACCAA CAACAGACAACCGATGATTACTTCTTTGAAAGTGCTGAGAagatttcctttttctttgaaG AAAAAGCATTTGGTGATGACGGGAGTTTGAAGCAACTGAAGCAATTATCAATAAATAAAGTTGGGCATG CATTGCATGAACTTGATCCTACATTCAAGAGCTTCTCAACTTCAGAAAAAGCAACGGGTTTGTTGAGCTCTTTAGGTTACAAAAGGCCAATAGTCATTCAGTCCATGTACATTTTCAAG CAACCTGGAATTGGTGGTGAAGTAGTGCCACATCAGGACAATTCGTTTCTATACACCGACCCACCGACTTGCACCGGGCTGTGGCTCGCTCTAGAGGATGCAACAGTCACAAATGGTTGCCTCTGGGCCATTCCTGGCTCACATAAAG CTGGCCTCGTAAGAAGATTCTTTAGGGATGAGACAGGTGTTCACTTCGGTAAACCTTCTCCATCGTATGACCAGAAAGATTTTGTTTCGATTGAAGTAAAGGCTGGCGCCTTGGTAGTCATTCATGGGGATCTTATTCATCAGAG TTTTGAGAACAAGTCTTCAGCATCTCGACATGCATACAGCCTCCATGTGGTGGATACTGATGGATGTAAATGGGTCGATGACAATTG GATAAGAAGAAAGGTAGAAGCTGAGCCCCTGTATGCTTCCTGA
- the LOC121749573 gene encoding WUSCHEL-related homeobox 3-like — MWTIAMDSNSTKKLRPLMPRPIYSSSSSSSCCCLPNPNIWNNSLTDHHHHKREISTAAPLVSTRWNPTPEQLQALEEMYRRGIRTPSAEQIQQIAAKLRRFGKIEGKNVFYWFQNHKARERQKKRRQLELHLAAKKPPPGVSRRYMEIEQHGKVPIGSNSEDSASMHGAVIAAGSGKDGWKKHKELELNWQLDLDLDLSNSSSSSTGQENTKPYYPYHHQTTTLHLFPSPQQETTLLHLPHTFTKPSNFIEFLPIKN, encoded by the exons ATGTGGACGATTGCAATGGATAGTAATAGCACCAAGAAGCTCCGCCCTCTGATGCCGCGCCCAATctattcatcttcttcttcctcctcttgcTGCTGCCTACCAAACCCTAATATCTGGAACAATTCCTTAA CTGATCATCATCATCACAAGAGAGAAATATCGACGGCGGCGCCGCTGGTGAGCACGAGGTGGAACCCTACGCCGGAGCAACTGCAGGCACTTGAGGAAATGTACAGACGCGGAATCCGAACTCCGTCGGCGGAGCAGATTCAGCAGATCGCAGCGAAACTCCGACGGTTCGGGAAAATCGAAGGCAAAAACGTTTTCTACTGGTTTCAAAACCACAAGGCGAGAGAGCGACAGAAGAAGCGTCGTCAGCTTGAGCTCCATCTCGCCGCCAAAAAACCCCCACCTG GAGTGAGCAGGAGATATATGGAAATTGAGCAACACGGGAAGGTCCCTATAGGCTCAAATTCAGAG GATTCTGCATCAATGCATGGCGCAGTGATTGCTGCAGGCAGTGGAAAAGATGGATGGAAGAAGCACaaagaattggaattgaattggcaactggatttggatttggactTGTCtaattcttcatcttcttctactGGACAAGAGAACACCAAACCCTACTATCCCTATCACCACCAAACTACTACACTTCATCTCTTTCCCAGCCCACAACAAGAAACCACCCTTCTTCACCTTCCTCATACTTTTACCAAGCCTTCTAACTTCATCGAGTTTCTTCCTATTAAAAACTAA
- the LOC121749130 gene encoding uncharacterized protein LOC121749130, whose translation MLSRKVSAYLRPIRCCTHTGDINIAETVANVLTSLPFIAIGLQAPRKNVNCKIYANSLVGVGLASSLYHASRGRLRKYLRWADYTMIATLLKCLSRALRNENPKLLMTDSIAFVSTYTKELWRCFFHIESFNSALALRSLYMLHNQCGAFFMADDLLPQTPFLHAAVGVATCNKLLD comes from the exons ATGTTGTCAAG GAAAGTTTCAGCTTATTTGAGGCCCATCCGTTGTTGTACACATACTG GTGATATAAACATTGCTGAAACTGTGGCTAATGTGCTTACTTCACTTCCTTTTATTGCCATTGGACTCCAAGCCCCAAG GAAGAATGTCAATTGTAAAATATATGCAAATTCATTGGTTGGAGTAGGACTTGCATCGAGTTTGTATCATGCTTCGAGAGGGAGATTGAGGAAGTATCTCAGATGGGCTGACTACACCATGATCGCAACGCTTTTAAAGTGCCTATCAAGAGCGCTTAGGAACGAGAACCCGAAGTTGTTGATGACAGACAGCATCGCCTTTGTTTCTACCTATACAAAGGAATTATGGAGGTGTTTTTTCCATATCGAATCATTTAATTCAGCCTTAGCTTTGAGATCATTATATATGTTGCATAatcaat GCGGGGCGTTTTTCATGGCTGATGACTTGCTCCCCCAAACTCCATTTCTGCATGCTGCTGTTGGAGTCGCCACTTGCAACAAGCTCTTAGACTAA
- the LOC121747417 gene encoding uncharacterized protein LOC121747417, whose product MATPSPWQQLPFSSAAATSLQSSTIFPIYCNNRHLAIPWSPNFESSSPCCSSVNNGSNNGRKRLRGKSVEVVVVDADPENVKSFDSPLNMSGFDGRKLSFKPVFGKRALWRRIFFASKKVRSIILLNCITIIYASNIPVVKEVEAIIDPEAFTVVRFVVAAIPFIPFVFQARNDSHTRKAGLELGFWVSLGYILQALGLLTSDAGRASFLAMFTVIVVPLIDGILGSKIPIYTWFGALASIIGVAMLESSGSPPCIGDLLNFLSAVSFGVHMLRTEHISRSTERENLLPLLGYEICVVAFLSTLWYFTEGWFAGDINASNPFSWTPAIVLDWISSFPWIPALYTGIFSTSLCLWVEMTAMRDVSATETAIIYGLEPVWGAGFAWFLLGERWGVSGWIGAALVLGGSLTVQIMGAMPHSSLQERSDENGFISDNKSNFSKSSVVVRGENYPSDLVNK is encoded by the exons ATGGCTACGCCGTCGCCATGGCAGCAGCTGCCGTTCAGCTCTGCCGCAGCAACTTCTCTTCAATCTTCCACGATTTTCCCAATCTATTGCAATAACCGCCACCTTGCTATCCCTTGGTCTCCGAATTTCGAATCATCCTCTCCATGCTGCTCTTCTGTCAATAACGGTTCCAATAATGGGAGAAAGAGATTGAGAGGGAAATCAGTAGAAGTGGTAGTCGTTGACGCTGATCCGGAAAATGTTAAGTCGTTCGATTCTCCATTGAACATGAGCGGATTTGATGGTAGAAAGTTGAGTTTCAAACCGGTGTTTGGAAAGCGAGCATTGTGGCGGAGGATATTCTTCGCATCGAAGAAAGTGAGGAGCATCATTTTGCTCAATTGCATCACCATTATTTACG CTAGTAACATTCCAGTTGTCAAGGAAGTTGAAGCTATTATCGACCCCGAGGCTTTCACAGTTGTGCGGTTTGTTGTGGCTGCCATTCCGTTCATTCCGTTCGTGTTCCAAGCTAGGAATGATTCTCATACTCGTAAAGCAGGATTGGAGTTGGGATTTTGGGTCAGCTTAGGTTACATCTTGCAAGCCCTTGGACTTCTCACATCTGATGCTGGACGAGCATCATTTCTTGCCATGTTCACT GTAATTGTTGTGCCTTTGATTGATGGCATTCTAGGATCTAAGATACCTATATATACATGGTTTGGAGCTCTGGCATCGATCATTGGAGTTGCAATGCTGGAATCCAGTGGGTCACCTCCATGC ATTGGAGACTTGCTGAACTTTTTAAGTGCAGTGTCTTTTGGGGTTCATATGCTAAGAACTGAACATATTTCAAGAAGCACAGAACGAGAAAATCTTTTACCACTCCTTGGATATGAG ATATGCGTTGTTGCCTTTCTATCAACCCTTTGGTACTTCACTGAAGGATGGTTTGCTGGAGATATCAATGCATCAAATCCATTTTCTTGGACGCCAGCAATAGTTTTAGACTGGATTTCGTCGTTTCCTTGGATACCTGCATTGTATACTGGGATTTTTTCAACAAGCTTGTGCTTATGGGTGGAG ATGACAGCGATGCGTGATGTTTCGGCTACAGAAACTGCGATCATATATGGGCTGGAACCTGTATGGGGCGCTGGATTTGCTTGGTTCTTACTTGGTGAGAGATGGGGAGTGAGTGGATGGATTGGAGCTGCTCTGGTTCTTG GTGGGAGTCTAACAGTGCAGATAATGGGAGCAATGCCACACTCCTCGTTGCAAGAACGTAGTGATGAGAATGGATTTATTTCAGATAACAAGAGCAATTTCTCTAAGTCTTCAGTTGTTGTGAGGGGTGAAAATTATCCATCTGATTTGGTAAACAAGTGA
- the LOC121747418 gene encoding kirola-like, with amino-acid sequence MAHEVCQKLVSQICIKSDGDVFHQLFRQKPHKISGMCPDKVKACELHQGQWGTVGSVICWSYFHDGKERVAKEIIEAIDEENKSVTFNVIEGDLMEQFKVMKLIVHVDTKGEDNLVTWTLQYQKLNKDVADPHSLMDFCLHVTKDIETHHITPA; translated from the exons ATGGCTCATGAGGTTTGCCAGAAGTTGGTATCTCAGATTTGCATAAAATCTGATGGAGATGTGTTCCACCAACTATTCAGACAAAAACCACATAAGATATCAGGCATGTGTCCCGACAAGGTCAAAGCATGTGAACTCCATCAAGGCCAATGGGGCACCGTTGGATCCGTCATCTGCTGGAGCTACTTCCATG ATGGGAAAGAGAGGGTGGCGAAGGAGATAATCGAAGCAATAGATGAAGAGAACAAGTCTGTGACGTTCAATGTGATAGAAGGAGACTTGATGGAGCAGTTCAAGGTGATGAAACTGATAGTCCACGTCGACACCAAAGGGGAAGACAACCTCGTGACGTGGACTCTTCAGTACCAGAAGCTCAACAAGGATGTTGCTGATCCTCACTCACTCATGGACTTCTGCCTTCACGTCACCAAAGATATCGAGACTCACCATATCACCCCTGCTTGA
- the LOC121747662 gene encoding protein C2-DOMAIN ABA-RELATED 7-like, with protein MVNGRWYRFSLNICSDLGQLFVYPFKLSHTCFEIKEKKRKEGGKPTGSTKGEGSVAEAKLMDVLGLIRIRVRRGIHLAVRDTLSSDPYCVVSCSNQKVKTKVVRGNCNPVWNEELTIYIKDFDSPIVLSVYDKDTFTVDDSMGSAQIDIDPLIKCLKLGLQSLPEGTRVERVQPTKENCLAEESFIVWTKGGKMTQDMILKLNDVESGQVQLQIEWIEIPGCKGLRV; from the exons ATGGTCAATGGCCGGTGGTATAGGTTCTCCTTGAATATCTGCAGTGATCTTGGGCAGCTCTTTGTGTATCCCTTCAaactctcccacacttgtttcgagatcaaggagaagaaaaggaaggaagGAGGAAAACCAACAGGATCAACCAAGGGTGAGGGCAGCGTCGCTGAAGCCAAGCTCATGGATGTGCTAGGACTAATCCGGATCAGGGTGCGCCGTGGGATCCATCTGGCCGTGCGCGACACCCTCAGCAGCGACCCCTACTGCGTCGTCTCATGCTCCAACCAGAAGGTCAAGACCAAGGTTGTGAGGGGCAACTGCAACCCTGTGTGGAACGAGGAGCTCACTATCTACATCAAGGATTTCGATTCTCCCATAGTGCTG TCTGTGTACGACAAggacaccttcacggtggatgACAGCATGGGGAGCGCGCAGATAGACATCGATCCGCTCATAAAATGCCTGAAGCTGGGGCTGCAGAGCCTGCCGGAAGGGACGAGAGTGGAGAGGGTGCAGCCGACGAAGGAGAACTGCCTGGCTGAGGAGAGCTTCATTGTGTGGACCAAAGGAGGGAAGATGACACAAGACATGATCCTCAAGCTCAATGATGTTGAATCCGGACAAGTCCAACTCCAGATTGAATGGATTGAGATTCCTGGCTGCAAAGGCCTTCGTGTCTAA
- the LOC121749644 gene encoding uncharacterized protein LOC121749644, whose protein sequence is MLLQKQKKNQVAKGNRFLISVTVLGSAGPIRFVVSEDELVGTVIDTALKSYAREGRLPVLGSNLDHFILYCPISGTEALVPWAAIGSAGVRNFVLCKKPQTDDMKSAPRRKAGGGGIWKSWFTKCRSHKISSH, encoded by the exons atgttgcTTCAGAAGCAGAAGAAGAACCAGGTGGCGAAGGGCAATCGGTTTCTGATCAGCGTGACGGTGCTGGGGAGCGCTGGGCCGATCCGGTTCGTGGTTAGCGAGGATGAGCTCGTTGGCACCGTGATCGACACTGCTTTGAAATCGTATGCGCGTGAGGGCAGGCTCCCTGTGCTCGGATCCAATCTCGATCATTTCATCCTCTACTGCCCAATCTCCGGAACTGAAG CTTTGGTTCCGTGGGCGGCGATTGGATCAGCCGGCGTGAGAAACTTCGTGCTGTGCAAGAAGCCGCAGACGGATGATATGAAGAGCGCGCCGCGGCGGAAGGCCGGCGGAGGTGGGATTTGGAAGTCCTGGTTCACCAAATGTCGAAGCCACAAGATATCTTCTCACTAG
- the LOC121748462 gene encoding putative clathrin assembly protein At2g01600 isoform X2, with the protein MGTLETWRKAYGALKDHTKVGLARVNSDFKDVDVAIVKATNHVEQPPKERHLRKIMAVTSVMGPRVDVAYCVHALSRRLAKTHNWTVALKTLIVIHRTLREGDPIFKVELLNFQKRGRVLQMSNFKDDSSPVAWDYSAWVRTYAQFLEERLECFRILGYDIEAERLPGPAQGQDKGYSRTRELSSEELLVQLPALQQLLYRLIGCQPEGVAVGNYLVQYSLALALKESYKIYCSINDGIINLVDKFFEMPRHEAVKALDVYKRAGQQAAGLSNFYDICKGLELARNFQFPVLREPPQSFLVTMEEYIREAPRMVSVASVALEYPERLLLTYKQEDAPPPPEDTKELEEEAMPPPSAEVPISANEAAVSPHPPANLEFDDLLGLNGTVQDASAIEETNALALAIVPSGTATVEPDASQAKGFDPTGWELALVTTPSTRQERQLAGGLDLLTLDSLYNEGMYRASQQPVYGAAAAPNPFEASDPFAMSNSAPMHPAAAQMAAIPQNHNNPFQYGYPQTQQHQHLLMGQQNPFGETGFEAFPAAYHQTTNPFGGSGLL; encoded by the exons ATGGGGACATTAGAAACATGGAGGAAAGCATACGGTGCTCTTAAAGATCATACCAAAGTCGGATTAGCCCGTGTCAATTCTGATTTCAAG GATGTGGATGTGGCGATCGTCAAGGCTACCAATCATGTGGAGCAACCGCCAAAAGAGAGACACCTCAGAA AAATTATGGCAGTCACATCGGTGATGGGGCCTCGTGTTGATGTTGCCTACTGCGTACATGCACTTTCGAGACGACTGGCAAAAACACACAACTGGACG GTTGCATTGAAGACGTTAATAGTTATTCACAGAACACTGAGAGAAGGTGATCCTATATTTAAAGTGGAACTTCTGAATTTCCAAAAGAGAGGCCGAGTCCTCCAAATGTCCAATTTCAAAGATGATTCAAGCCCTGTTG CTTGGGATTACTCTGCCTGGGTAAGGACATATGCACAGTTTCTAGAAGAACGTCTTGAATGTTTTAGGATTCTTGGGTATGATATTGAAGCCGAACGGCTTCCTGGACCCGCACAAGGGCAAGATAAG GGTTATAGTAGAACTAGAGAATTGAGTAGTGAAGAACTTCTAGTGCAGTTGCCTGCTTTACAACAACTACTCTATCGTCTTATTGGATGTCAG CCTGAAGGAGTAGCAGTAGGGAACTACCTGGTTCAGTACTCTCTTGCTTTG GCACTCAAAGAGAGTTACAAAATATATTGTTCCATAAATGATGGGATAATCAATCTTGTTGACAAG TTTTTTGAGATGCCAAGGCATGAAGCCGTCAAAGCGCTGGATGTTTATAAAAGAGCAGGGCAGCAG GCTGCTGGTCTTTCTAATTTTTATGATATTTGTAAAGGGCTTGAGCTTGCTAGAAACTTCCAGTTCCCTGTGTTGAGAGAG CCTCCACAGTCCTTTCTGGTAACGATGGAAGAATATATAAGAGAAGCTCCTAGAATGGTTTCGGTTGCCAGTGTGGCCTTG GAATATCCTGAAAGGCTATTGCTGACATACAAGCAAGAGGATGCTCCTCCACCTCCCGAAGATACAAAAGAGCTGGAGGAGGAAGCCATGCCACCACCATCCGCCGAAGTCCCCATCTCTGCTAATGAGGCAGCAGTTTCTCCACATCCACCTGCTAACTTGGaatttgatgatctattg GGGTTGAACGGTACCGTGCAAGATGCATCTGCAATCGAAGAAACCAATGCGTTGGCTCTAGCTATTGTTCCATCTG GCACTGCAACAGTTGAACCCGATGCCTCCCAAGCAAAAGGGTTCGATCCTACTGGGTGGGAACTTGCGCTAGTAACGACTCCCAGCACGAGACAGGAGCGGCAATTG GCGGGAGGACTGGATTTACTCACACTCGACAGCTTATACAACGAAGGCATGTATAGAGCATCCCAGCAACCAGTTTATGGTGCAGCAGCTGCTCCAAATCCGTTTGAAGCTAGCGATCCATTCGCAATGTCGAACAGTGCTCCTATGCATCCAGCAGCAGCTCAAATGGCAGCTATACCTCAAAATCATAACAATCCATTTCAATATGGGTATCCGCAAACACAACAGCATCAACATCTCCTGATGGGCCAACAAAATCCTTTTGGTGAGACGGGTTTCGAAGCGTTTCCTGCTGCATATCATCAAACTACTAATCCATTTGGGGGTAGTGGTCTTTTATAA
- the LOC121748462 gene encoding putative clathrin assembly protein At2g01600 isoform X1, with the protein MFQMGDFGLGNSDTEIVEALYIFSLRGSKNCFSLNFNALLNVENENTSSYIISIRMLLAEIMAVTSVMGPRVDVAYCVHALSRRLAKTHNWTVALKTLIVIHRTLREGDPIFKVELLNFQKRGRVLQMSNFKDDSSPVAWDYSAWVRTYAQFLEERLECFRILGYDIEAERLPGPAQGQDKGYSRTRELSSEELLVQLPALQQLLYRLIGCQPEGVAVGNYLVQYSLALALKESYKIYCSINDGIINLVDKFFEMPRHEAVKALDVYKRAGQQAAGLSNFYDICKGLELARNFQFPVLREPPQSFLVTMEEYIREAPRMVSVASVALEYPERLLLTYKQEDAPPPPEDTKELEEEAMPPPSAEVPISANEAAVSPHPPANLEFDDLLGLNGTVQDASAIEETNALALAIVPSGTATVEPDASQAKGFDPTGWELALVTTPSTRQERQLAGGLDLLTLDSLYNEGMYRASQQPVYGAAAAPNPFEASDPFAMSNSAPMHPAAAQMAAIPQNHNNPFQYGYPQTQQHQHLLMGQQNPFGETGFEAFPAAYHQTTNPFGGSGLL; encoded by the exons ATGTTCCAAATGGGAGACTTTGGTCTTGGGAATTCAGATACAGAAATTGTTGAGGCtttgtatattttttcattGAGGGGAAGTAAAAATTGTTTTAGTTTAAACTTTAATGCCTTGTTGAATGTTGAAAATGAGAACACTAGCAGTTATATTATTAGTATCCGGATGCTTCTTGCAGAAATTATGGCAGTCACATCGGTGATGGGGCCTCGTGTTGATGTTGCCTACTGCGTACATGCACTTTCGAGACGACTGGCAAAAACACACAACTGGACG GTTGCATTGAAGACGTTAATAGTTATTCACAGAACACTGAGAGAAGGTGATCCTATATTTAAAGTGGAACTTCTGAATTTCCAAAAGAGAGGCCGAGTCCTCCAAATGTCCAATTTCAAAGATGATTCAAGCCCTGTTG CTTGGGATTACTCTGCCTGGGTAAGGACATATGCACAGTTTCTAGAAGAACGTCTTGAATGTTTTAGGATTCTTGGGTATGATATTGAAGCCGAACGGCTTCCTGGACCCGCACAAGGGCAAGATAAG GGTTATAGTAGAACTAGAGAATTGAGTAGTGAAGAACTTCTAGTGCAGTTGCCTGCTTTACAACAACTACTCTATCGTCTTATTGGATGTCAG CCTGAAGGAGTAGCAGTAGGGAACTACCTGGTTCAGTACTCTCTTGCTTTG GCACTCAAAGAGAGTTACAAAATATATTGTTCCATAAATGATGGGATAATCAATCTTGTTGACAAG TTTTTTGAGATGCCAAGGCATGAAGCCGTCAAAGCGCTGGATGTTTATAAAAGAGCAGGGCAGCAG GCTGCTGGTCTTTCTAATTTTTATGATATTTGTAAAGGGCTTGAGCTTGCTAGAAACTTCCAGTTCCCTGTGTTGAGAGAG CCTCCACAGTCCTTTCTGGTAACGATGGAAGAATATATAAGAGAAGCTCCTAGAATGGTTTCGGTTGCCAGTGTGGCCTTG GAATATCCTGAAAGGCTATTGCTGACATACAAGCAAGAGGATGCTCCTCCACCTCCCGAAGATACAAAAGAGCTGGAGGAGGAAGCCATGCCACCACCATCCGCCGAAGTCCCCATCTCTGCTAATGAGGCAGCAGTTTCTCCACATCCACCTGCTAACTTGGaatttgatgatctattg GGGTTGAACGGTACCGTGCAAGATGCATCTGCAATCGAAGAAACCAATGCGTTGGCTCTAGCTATTGTTCCATCTG GCACTGCAACAGTTGAACCCGATGCCTCCCAAGCAAAAGGGTTCGATCCTACTGGGTGGGAACTTGCGCTAGTAACGACTCCCAGCACGAGACAGGAGCGGCAATTG GCGGGAGGACTGGATTTACTCACACTCGACAGCTTATACAACGAAGGCATGTATAGAGCATCCCAGCAACCAGTTTATGGTGCAGCAGCTGCTCCAAATCCGTTTGAAGCTAGCGATCCATTCGCAATGTCGAACAGTGCTCCTATGCATCCAGCAGCAGCTCAAATGGCAGCTATACCTCAAAATCATAACAATCCATTTCAATATGGGTATCCGCAAACACAACAGCATCAACATCTCCTGATGGGCCAACAAAATCCTTTTGGTGAGACGGGTTTCGAAGCGTTTCCTGCTGCATATCATCAAACTACTAATCCATTTGGGGGTAGTGGTCTTTTATAA
- the LOC121748464 gene encoding putative serine/threonine-protein kinase translates to MAKYKSFLKALANPFTSKSTKDPNEEDLEKIAAQEQKQFPFEVLVAATNNFHPTLKLGEGGFGPVYKGKLVDGREIAVKKLSRSSAQGKKEFLSESKLLARVQHRNVVNLLGYCVHAAEKLLVYQYVVNESLDKILFKGDGGGDEFDWKRRYDVITGIAKGLVYLHEEAHCRIIHRDIKPSNILLDHKWVPKISDFGMARLYPEDQTHINTRVAGTNGYMAPEYLVHGHLSDKADVFSFGVVVLELISGQKNSRFNRDPECRSLLEWVYKLYKKQRIMEVIDPRIVSSADPHQVVMCIQIGLLCVQSDPKTRPDMSRVVLILSKKPTILEEPSRPGHPGTRYTLPRRPTAPASASASASSASTQSQSFGSTLNSTASASASATATSTSATDPHGKRPMTY, encoded by the exons ATGGCCAAATACAAAAGCTTTCTCAAAGCCCTAGCCAACCCCTTCACTTCTAAATCAACCAAAG ATCCGAACGAGGAGGACTTGGAGAAAATTGCTGCTCAAGAACAGAAGCAATTTCCTTTCGAGGTCCTGGTTGCAGCCACGAACAACTTCCACCCCACTCTGAAGCTTGGGGAAGGGGGTTTTGGTCCGGTATACAAG GGAAAACTGGTTGATGGGCGAGAAATAGCGGTGAAGAAACTGTCGCGCAGCTCAGCGCAGGGGAAGAAAGAGTTTTTGAGCGAGTCAAAGCTGCTGGCACGTGTGCAGCATAGGAATGTGGTGAATTTGTTGGGATACTGCGTCCACGCTGCAGAAAAGCTGCTTGTTTATCAATATGTGGTCAACGAGAGCCTCGACAAGATTCTATTCA AGGGTGATGGCGGAGGAGATGAATTTGATTGGAAACGGAGGTACGATGTGATCACCGGCATTGCAAAGGGGTTGGTTTATCTTCATGAAGAGGCTCACTGCCGCATCATACACCGTGACATCAAACCTAGCAATATCCTTCTTGATCACAAGTGGGTTCCCAAGATAAGTGATTTTGGAATGGCGCGTCTCTATCCTGAAGATCAAACACACATCAACACACGTGTTGCTGGAACCAA TGGCTACATGGCACCTGAATACCTTGTGCACGGCCATCTTTCGGACAAGGCAGATGTCTTCAGCTTTGGGGTTGTAGTTCTGGAGCTCATAAGTGGACAGAAGAACTCAAGATTCAACCGAGATCCTGAGTGTCGGAGCTTGCTTGAATGG GTATACAAGCTTTACAAGAAGCAGAGGATCATGGAAGTGATTGATCCTAGAATAGTGTCTTCAGCAGATCCTCATCAGGTGGTAATGTGCATACAAATAGGGTTGCTGTGTGTTCAGTCGGACCCTAAAACGAGGCCTGATATGAGCCGTGTGGTTTTGATACTATCCAAGAAGCCGACCATTCTTGAAGAACCGTCAAGGCCTGGACACCCTGGGACCAGGTATACACTTCCTCGCCGGCCAACTGCTCCTGCATCTGCATCTGCATCTGCATCCTCTGCTTCTACCCAATCTCAATCATTTGGCTCCACGCTCAACTCAACCGCATCTGCATCTGCATCTGCAACTGCAACTTCAACTTCAGCTACAGACCCCCATGGGAAGAGACCTATGACATATTAG